One genomic region from Candidatus Limnocylindrales bacterium encodes:
- a CDS encoding ABC transporter substrate-binding protein, with the protein MGSKEVGRRDFLKYGISLVGTGVLGSQLVYPLDPVYAQTEKKGKIKDPIRIGAQATLSGPFGGYGQFMKMGAQLAVDEINSSGGILGSKVEIEFRDEELKPDVAAKNARYFVDDWGADFLTGLDASSSALGVGAIMGELDRVLIVTHGATEKLTENLVYKQGIKQIFRISVPVYQDGIAAAIVAKDFPAKRWVTIGADYEYGHTAWNFFKATLKKLRPDVEFVEEAWAKFLTSDFGAHITKVMAANPDGIYSTQWAGEAVTLIKQAKLFGVFDKIQTWMTPMGAAMDVLEGLGKEYPEKAWVTCRYWFQYPDTPENKAFVDRFYKRWNKYPHYVSETTYSAIYAIKAAVEKAGTVSTPEIIKALEGMTLMTPAGKRYIRPEDHQAVYQVPWGRITHNPEYPFPTLTDLKVIPAEEYFRKPPFVEA; encoded by the coding sequence ATGGGTTCAAAAGAGGTAGGAAGAAGAGATTTTTTAAAGTATGGGATATCTTTAGTAGGTACAGGAGTCCTGGGATCTCAACTTGTTTACCCCCTGGATCCGGTTTATGCCCAAACAGAAAAGAAGGGTAAAATTAAAGACCCCATTCGAATTGGAGCCCAGGCAACCCTTTCCGGCCCGTTTGGAGGATATGGGCAATTTATGAAAATGGGGGCTCAACTGGCCGTTGATGAAATTAACTCCAGCGGAGGAATTCTGGGGAGTAAGGTCGAAATTGAATTTCGAGATGAGGAGTTAAAACCCGATGTGGCCGCTAAAAATGCCCGATATTTTGTAGATGACTGGGGAGCCGATTTTCTTACAGGTCTCGATGCCAGCTCTTCGGCCTTAGGGGTTGGGGCCATCATGGGGGAATTGGATAGAGTTCTCATTGTAACCCATGGAGCAACCGAAAAACTTACCGAAAATCTGGTCTACAAGCAGGGGATCAAACAGATTTTTCGAATCAGCGTGCCGGTTTACCAGGATGGAATTGCGGCTGCCATAGTAGCCAAAGATTTCCCGGCGAAGCGATGGGTTACCATCGGGGCCGATTATGAATACGGACATACCGCCTGGAACTTTTTTAAGGCAACTTTAAAAAAGCTCCGTCCCGACGTAGAATTTGTAGAAGAAGCCTGGGCTAAGTTCCTGACTTCGGACTTTGGGGCTCATATTACCAAAGTCATGGCTGCCAATCCCGATGGAATTTACTCAACCCAGTGGGCCGGGGAAGCCGTTACTTTAATCAAGCAGGCCAAGCTTTTCGGAGTTTTTGATAAAATTCAAACCTGGATGACCCCTATGGGAGCAGCCATGGATGTATTGGAAGGTCTTGGAAAGGAGTACCCGGAAAAAGCCTGGGTCACCTGCCGATACTGGTTTCAATACCCTGATACCCCTGAAAATAAGGCTTTCGTTGATAGATTTTATAAACGCTGGAATAAATATCCCCACTACGTCTCAGAGACCACGTATTCTGCCATCTATGCCATCAAAGCCGCGGTAGAAAAGGCTGGAACGGTTTCAACGCCCGAGATCATCAAAGCCCTTGAGGGGATGACCCTCATGACCCCGGCCGGTAAACGATACATCCGTCCCGAAGATCATCAAGCGGTTTATCAGGTCCCGTGGGGCCGTATTACCCACAATCCAGAGTATCCCTTTCCAACCTTG
- a CDS encoding sigma-54 dependent transcriptional regulator produces the protein MKEYSESILVVDDEKLQREIIRDILKYEGYPVTIAGSGREALELLKQTSVALIITDLKMPEMDGIELLGKVKEISPETSVIVVTAYGSVESAVEAMKKGAFHYLTKPFGKEELLLTVQRALENRSLLRENRLLRKELEERYQFHNLIGSSPRMQEVFRIIEKVAPSDSTVLIYGESGTGKELVARAIHFYSKRKNHAFLAINCAAIPDTLLESEMFGHEKGSFSGAYTQKKGIFEEAHQGTLFLDEIGDLNISLQAKLLRVLQDGEIKRVGGNKVITVDVRVIAATNKNLEEEMQEGRFRQDLYYRLNVVPIFLPSLRERKEDISLLIDFFIKKYGKKFGKVIEKITPDAMDRLLDYSWPGNVRELESVIERTILLNEDGIIRASDLPQKLLAPKSQSLGLDLTIPDEGISLSEVERNLIENALIKSNWSIKRASELLGITYKTLQYRIQKFHLKRENSIRGSGNS, from the coding sequence ATGAAAGAGTACTCTGAAAGTATTCTCGTTGTAGATGATGAAAAACTTCAACGAGAAATCATCCGAGATATTTTAAAATATGAAGGCTATCCGGTTACTATAGCCGGAAGTGGCCGGGAAGCTCTGGAACTCCTAAAACAAACTTCGGTAGCTCTCATTATAACGGATCTCAAGATGCCCGAGATGGATGGGATCGAACTGTTGGGAAAAGTGAAGGAAATAAGTCCGGAGACCAGTGTGATCGTGGTAACGGCTTATGGCTCCGTAGAATCTGCCGTAGAAGCCATGAAAAAAGGGGCTTTCCATTACCTTACAAAGCCCTTCGGTAAAGAAGAACTTCTTCTAACCGTGCAGAGAGCCCTGGAAAACAGATCCCTGCTGCGGGAGAATCGTCTCTTACGAAAAGAACTGGAGGAACGGTATCAGTTTCACAACCTTATTGGAAGTTCTCCTCGGATGCAGGAAGTATTTAGAATTATCGAAAAGGTCGCCCCCAGTGACTCCACTGTCCTTATTTACGGGGAGAGTGGAACCGGAAAAGAATTGGTGGCCAGGGCTATTCATTTTTATAGTAAACGAAAAAATCATGCTTTCCTGGCAATTAATTGCGCGGCCATTCCGGATACCCTCCTGGAAAGTGAGATGTTTGGCCATGAAAAGGGATCCTTCAGCGGCGCTTATACTCAAAAGAAAGGAATCTTTGAAGAAGCCCACCAGGGAACCCTTTTTCTGGATGAAATCGGGGATTTGAATATTTCTCTGCAAGCTAAATTGCTCCGGGTGCTTCAGGATGGAGAAATAAAACGGGTTGGTGGTAATAAGGTCATTACGGTAGATGTACGGGTGATTGCAGCAACCAATAAAAACCTGGAAGAAGAAATGCAAGAAGGCCGATTCCGCCAGGATCTATACTATCGGCTCAATGTAGTTCCTATTTTTCTTCCTTCGTTACGGGAGAGAAAAGAAGACATCTCCCTGCTTATCGATTTCTTTATTAAAAAGTACGGAAAAAAGTTTGGAAAAGTCATTGAGAAAATAACCCCGGACGCCATGGATCGATTACTGGATTACTCCTGGCCGGGAAATGTTCGAGAATTAGAGTCTGTAATAGAACGGACGATTCTCCTAAACGAAGATGGAATTATTCGAGCCAGTGATCTTCCCCAAAAACTCCTGGCCCCTAAGTCTCAGAGCCTTGGGCTTGATCTCACTATTCCTGATGAGGGCATATCTCTCTCTGAGGTGGAACGAAATCTTATTGAAAACGCCCTCATCAAGTCTAACTGGAGTATTAAACGAGCTTCAGAACTCCTGGGGATTACCTACAAAACCTTACAGTACCGAATTCAGAAATTCCATTTGAAACGAGAAAATTCCATCCGAGGGTCAGGTAACTCTTGA
- a CDS encoding ATP-binding protein yields the protein MTLKQKLILVMVTLLGGLLVVTYWSMQRHERTLLTQVEDHVKALEKIGQVDVDQIFAEGISTEDKRKILQQLAEKNKLYQISILNDENHVILSSNPKDDGISLEELRRRRLVGESAQEETKKELEKRLKRYDIIIPIGENEEGTNYAHAIMLLDDFKYLIARARFLNFLLTLTTFIVGIGIIIYLVNRFIYPIDQLIKASEQIAQGNFDVQLKANTQDELGRLIERFNNMAVRLQQQKAWEERIKRSERLAMIGELGARLAHEIRNPLNSIALTIDHVRDRFAPRANSQEKERQEFETYLNNIRSEILRLNRLVVEFLQFARPPHAKKVPVQISLLLQQIAQLVATEAEKQNIQIKVEIPSTPIEILADEELLKTAFLNLVFNAFQAMPGGGTLTLQVQPVVRESPEYPPRNIQILFSDTGKGIPPEYREKIFEPYFTTKEGGSGLGLTIAHQIIEEHGGLITVESQLGEGTTFRITLPLGENGGNQNERVL from the coding sequence ATGACGCTCAAGCAAAAGCTTATTCTTGTAATGGTTACCTTATTGGGTGGACTCCTTGTGGTCACCTACTGGTCTATGCAGCGGCATGAAAGGACGCTTTTGACCCAGGTTGAAGATCATGTAAAGGCATTGGAAAAAATCGGTCAGGTGGATGTGGATCAAATTTTTGCAGAAGGAATCAGCACGGAGGATAAACGAAAGATACTACAGCAACTGGCCGAGAAAAATAAACTCTATCAAATTTCCATTTTAAATGACGAAAACCATGTGATCCTCAGTTCCAATCCCAAAGATGATGGAATCAGTCTTGAAGAACTTCGGAGGCGGCGATTAGTCGGAGAGTCTGCACAGGAGGAGACGAAAAAGGAATTAGAAAAAAGGCTCAAGCGCTACGATATTATCATCCCCATAGGAGAGAATGAAGAGGGAACCAACTATGCCCATGCTATCATGCTTTTAGATGATTTTAAGTATCTCATAGCCCGAGCCCGCTTCCTCAATTTTTTACTCACCTTAACCACGTTTATTGTAGGGATCGGGATTATTATCTATCTGGTCAATCGATTCATCTATCCCATTGATCAACTCATTAAAGCTTCTGAGCAGATTGCCCAGGGGAATTTTGATGTCCAACTCAAGGCCAATACCCAGGACGAATTGGGTCGATTAATCGAAAGATTTAATAACATGGCCGTTCGCTTACAGCAACAAAAAGCCTGGGAAGAGCGAATTAAGCGTTCGGAGCGTCTGGCTATGATTGGAGAACTGGGAGCCAGGCTGGCCCATGAGATTCGGAATCCCCTGAACTCCATAGCCCTTACCATCGATCACGTTCGAGATCGGTTTGCGCCTCGGGCCAATTCCCAGGAGAAAGAAAGGCAAGAATTTGAAACTTATCTGAATAACATACGGAGTGAAATTTTGCGGCTTAACCGTCTGGTGGTTGAATTTTTACAATTTGCGCGTCCGCCCCACGCGAAAAAAGTGCCTGTTCAGATCTCCCTTCTCCTTCAACAGATTGCTCAACTCGTTGCAACAGAAGCAGAGAAGCAAAATATTCAAATCAAGGTCGAAATACCCTCAACCCCTATAGAAATTCTGGCCGATGAAGAGCTTCTTAAAACCGCTTTTCTTAATCTCGTTTTCAATGCTTTTCAAGCCATGCCAGGGGGAGGAACTTTAACCCTTCAAGTTCAACCGGTAGTTCGAGAAAGTCCAGAATACCCCCCGCGAAACATCCAGATCCTCTTCTCAGATACGGGAAAGGGCATCCCTCCCGAATATCGGGAAAAAATCTTTGAGCCTTATTTTACAACAAAAGAGGGGGGTTCCGGATTGGGCCTGACCATTGCCCATCAAATTATCGAGGAACACGGGGGCTTGATTACAGTGGAAAGCCAGCTTGGAGAGGGAACGACCTTCAGGATTACCCTTCCCCTTGGGGAGAACGGAGGGAACCAGAATGAAAGAGTACTCTGA
- a CDS encoding peptidoglycan-binding domain-containing protein, whose protein sequence is MKKIWVLLLAGALVLNFSGTTLAAKHPTRHHTKAKHSTKHAHKHKLSKSSAQTMRIQRDLKLAGYNPGPIDGKMGPKTRAAIKAFQKDNHLKVDGVVGPKTWAKLSTHSKSGRYTKKTHHSRAFHAKKSV, encoded by the coding sequence ATGAAAAAGATCTGGGTATTACTTTTAGCAGGTGCGTTGGTTTTAAATTTTAGTGGAACCACTCTGGCGGCTAAACACCCTACACGGCATCATACCAAAGCGAAACACTCTACGAAACATGCTCACAAGCATAAATTGAGTAAATCCTCTGCTCAGACGATGAGAATTCAACGTGATTTAAAGTTAGCCGGGTATAACCCTGGTCCGATCGATGGGAAAATGGGCCCTAAAACCAGAGCAGCTATAAAAGCCTTTCAGAAGGATAATCATCTGAAAGTGGATGGAGTTGTAGGACCCAAGACCTGGGCCAAGTTATCCACACATTCCAAATCCGGCCGTTATACTAAGAAGACTCATCACAGCCGTGCCTTCCATGCAAAAAAATCTGTATAG
- a CDS encoding SdiA-regulated domain-containing protein, with product MRNLIRVLIIGFVFVNSPVIADEEPIPLKLEKALPVEGPENIQPSGLAICHNMLVTVSDKHDNTIFEVKLRDDKAVLVPYLQFKLSEPVTESKLDFEGITCDEMGNFYLISETAFRILRVSAKGEEVSWITPSLRSYGKEKGLFQVPNAYLEGIALRGPHKFVLAAERQPRGIMEVDIGKVPFEVRVFKNDTTQLTLPKGLNPDFSDLFVEDQGLYALERSAYAICKLVDTGQKFEERDCWSYKAIETREELQYLDMTFGKAEGLTMDKDHVFIILDNNNEARACDPNDRRPLLLIMERPIVKTW from the coding sequence ATGAGGAATCTGATACGCGTCTTAATTATCGGATTTGTTTTTGTGAATTCTCCGGTTATTGCCGATGAAGAACCGATACCTTTAAAGCTTGAAAAAGCTCTACCTGTAGAAGGTCCTGAAAATATTCAGCCTTCCGGACTGGCAATCTGCCATAACATGCTGGTCACGGTCTCCGACAAGCATGATAACACGATCTTTGAGGTTAAATTAAGGGATGACAAAGCCGTTTTAGTGCCTTACCTCCAATTTAAGCTTTCAGAACCCGTTACAGAAAGCAAATTGGACTTTGAGGGAATTACCTGTGATGAGATGGGTAATTTTTATCTTATCAGTGAAACGGCCTTTAGAATTCTTCGGGTCAGTGCGAAGGGGGAAGAAGTTTCCTGGATAACGCCAAGCTTACGATCTTATGGAAAGGAAAAAGGCCTTTTCCAGGTTCCAAATGCTTATCTGGAAGGTATCGCCTTGAGGGGACCTCATAAATTTGTTTTAGCCGCGGAAAGACAACCCAGGGGAATTATGGAAGTAGACATCGGCAAAGTACCTTTTGAAGTACGAGTTTTTAAAAACGATACCACCCAACTGACGTTACCCAAAGGTCTAAATCCAGATTTTTCCGATTTGTTCGTGGAAGATCAGGGTCTTTACGCCCTGGAAAGGAGTGCTTACGCAATATGTAAACTCGTAGATACCGGTCAAAAATTTGAAGAAAGAGATTGTTGGTCCTATAAAGCTATTGAGACCCGCGAGGAACTCCAATATCTGGATATGACCTTTGGTAAGGCGGAAGGTCTGACCATGGACAAAGATCACGTTTTTATTATCCTGGATAATAACAATGAGGCAAGAGCCTGTGACCCGAACGATCGCAGACCCTTGTTATTAATTATGGAGCGTCCCATTGTAAAGACCTGGTAA
- a CDS encoding sigma-54 dependent transcriptional regulator, whose amino-acid sequence MNSSPVYILVVDDNRAQGKVVAEILQDAGYLVEQVTQAQEGLRLLSSLPVEVVLTDLKMPGMDGLVFLEEILKQRSDVSVILITAYATIETAVAAMKKGAFDYLVKPLDKNELILVVERAVKTLHLNQEVRRLRNQLQERFQFPNLIGNSRRMKEIFRTLQKVMDSDATILIYGESGTGKEMVAQAIHFNSPRKEAPFIPINCAAIPETLLESELFGYERGAFTGANTSKKGLVEAAHQGTLFLDEIGDLSLPLQAKILRMLQEKEIRRVGGSKQIKIDVRIIAATNKDLQTLVQRGEFREDLYYRLNVISIHLPPLRERKEDIPLLVEHFIRRHRSDKTSRIPKMSPEALAVLMNYDFPGNIRQLESIVERILLFCDSDEISVADLPREVLTPSFKMEVPYRLPEQGISLEELEKSLIFQAIERAGGVYKEAAKLLGLSYKTFLYRAEKYGLKP is encoded by the coding sequence ATGAATTCCTCCCCAGTTTATATCTTAGTGGTAGATGATAACCGGGCTCAGGGAAAAGTGGTTGCCGAAATTCTGCAAGATGCCGGTTACCTGGTAGAACAGGTTACCCAGGCGCAAGAAGGGCTTAGATTATTGAGTTCCTTACCTGTTGAAGTGGTATTAACCGACTTGAAGATGCCCGGCATGGATGGGCTTGTCTTTCTGGAGGAGATCCTCAAGCAACGCTCCGATGTTAGTGTTATCCTTATAACGGCCTACGCAACGATTGAAACGGCTGTAGCTGCCATGAAAAAAGGGGCCTTTGATTATCTGGTCAAACCTCTGGATAAAAATGAACTGATTTTGGTGGTAGAACGGGCTGTAAAAACCCTCCACCTGAATCAAGAAGTTCGACGATTACGGAACCAACTCCAGGAGCGATTTCAGTTTCCTAACCTTATAGGAAATAGCAGGAGAATGAAGGAAATATTTAGAACCCTTCAAAAGGTGATGGATAGTGATGCAACTATCCTGATTTATGGGGAGAGTGGTACTGGTAAGGAAATGGTTGCTCAGGCTATTCACTTCAACAGTCCCCGGAAAGAGGCTCCCTTTATTCCTATTAATTGTGCTGCAATTCCTGAAACCCTTCTGGAGAGTGAACTTTTCGGTTATGAACGAGGGGCCTTTACCGGTGCAAACACCTCAAAAAAAGGACTGGTCGAAGCCGCCCATCAGGGGACTCTCTTTTTAGACGAAATTGGAGATCTGAGCCTTCCTTTGCAGGCGAAAATTCTAAGAATGCTTCAAGAAAAGGAAATCAGGCGGGTAGGAGGCTCTAAGCAGATCAAAATCGATGTCCGAATTATCGCCGCAACCAATAAAGATCTTCAAACTCTCGTCCAGAGAGGGGAGTTTCGAGAAGACCTGTACTATCGCCTTAATGTTATTTCCATTCACCTCCCGCCCCTCCGGGAACGAAAAGAAGATATTCCTTTGTTGGTGGAACATTTTATCCGCAGACACCGCTCAGATAAAACCTCCCGGATTCCAAAGATGTCTCCAGAAGCACTGGCCGTTCTTATGAACTACGACTTTCCGGGTAATATCCGCCAACTGGAATCTATCGTAGAAAGAATTCTATTGTTCTGCGATTCCGATGAAATCTCCGTAGCCGATCTTCCCCGGGAGGTTCTTACCCCCAGTTTCAAAATGGAAGTTCCTTATCGTCTTCCAGAACAAGGCATCTCCCTGGAAGAATTAGAGAAGAGCCTTATTTTTCAAGCCATCGAGCGGGCCGGGGGGGTGTATAAAGAAGCAGCCAAACTCCTGGGATTAAGTTACAAGACTTTTCTCTACCGGGCCGAAAAATACGGCCTGAAACCTTAA
- a CDS encoding ATP-binding protein: MATVLHLSILSDSLNHQLKDKALVLARIFDISIKSRQEIEDVEGLQQKILDLKASRPDINEIDIVVPVPTAPDQFYLAATTNPREKGTGPNPLEGQVIQTDTPLINLEIVDRQSGEDRYHFSREQIGFKEVIRSLLHRDQLYVWEVISPLHDNQNQVIGSIGIEISLDEVLAQIQASLLKSLLVFLSSLAAIILVIWYCLRRIIIHPLQILTDGIQTVRMGNFSYKLEVKRPRELGQLAAAYNDMIASLQRSRAEIIELNRSLQDRVDQATSELQKINQALALKIEELEKTQQKLIHSERNAAAAMIAAGIAHEIKNPLSTIKLIIQHFQDKFIGPEARKDPKYQEFYQIILEQIQQLDSLVMAFLDYTRPLKLHPVLCSLHELLDNALALVMSGVTSVGIEVKREYVENLPLLLADPEMLRRAFVNLLLNAIQAMPEGGTLTVKTEFIQKTRHVQITITDTGTGIEETHLDKLFNPFFTTKANGIGLGLAIVQRAIQAHNGRISVTSQVGKGTSFCIELSLQTIGEGEQTAA, encoded by the coding sequence ATGGCAACTGTTTTGCACCTTTCTATTTTATCGGATAGCCTGAACCATCAACTTAAAGATAAAGCCCTGGTACTGGCCAGAATTTTTGATATCAGTATCAAAAGCAGGCAGGAAATAGAAGATGTAGAAGGACTCCAGCAAAAGATTTTGGATCTCAAAGCTTCACGACCGGATATTAACGAGATTGATATTGTGGTTCCTGTCCCCACCGCACCGGATCAGTTTTATCTTGCAGCTACCACCAATCCCAGAGAAAAAGGAACAGGTCCAAATCCTTTAGAGGGCCAGGTTATTCAAACCGACACACCTCTTATCAATTTAGAGATTGTGGACCGACAGAGTGGTGAAGATCGTTATCATTTCTCCCGGGAACAGATCGGTTTTAAGGAAGTTATCAGATCTCTTCTTCATAGGGATCAACTTTATGTCTGGGAGGTTATTTCGCCCCTCCATGATAACCAAAATCAAGTTATTGGAAGTATTGGGATTGAAATTTCTCTGGATGAGGTTTTGGCCCAAATTCAGGCTTCTTTACTTAAATCCCTGTTGGTTTTTCTGAGCTCTCTGGCTGCCATTATCCTGGTAATCTGGTATTGCCTGAGACGGATCATCATTCATCCTCTCCAGATCTTGACAGATGGGATTCAGACGGTTCGAATGGGAAATTTTTCTTATAAGTTAGAGGTAAAGAGGCCCCGTGAACTGGGACAATTGGCCGCCGCTTATAACGACATGATCGCAAGCCTTCAGCGTTCCCGAGCCGAGATTATCGAACTTAACCGCTCTCTTCAAGATCGGGTAGACCAGGCCACGTCCGAGTTACAGAAGATAAACCAGGCCCTTGCCTTAAAAATAGAAGAGTTGGAGAAAACTCAACAAAAGTTGATCCACTCAGAGCGAAATGCGGCTGCAGCCATGATTGCGGCAGGTATTGCCCATGAGATTAAGAATCCGTTAAGTACCATCAAGCTTATCATTCAACACTTTCAGGATAAATTTATAGGCCCGGAAGCTCGAAAGGATCCTAAATATCAGGAATTCTACCAAATCATTTTAGAACAAATTCAACAACTGGATAGCCTGGTTATGGCTTTTCTGGATTATACCCGACCCCTTAAACTCCATCCGGTCCTTTGCTCCTTGCATGAACTTCTGGATAATGCCCTGGCTTTAGTGATGAGCGGAGTGACTTCTGTTGGAATCGAGGTAAAAAGGGAATATGTAGAAAATCTTCCCCTCCTCCTGGCAGACCCAGAGATGCTCAGACGAGCTTTTGTTAATTTACTTTTGAACGCCATCCAGGCGATGCCGGAGGGGGGTACCTTGACCGTTAAAACTGAATTCATTCAAAAAACCCGGCATGTACAGATTACCATAACCGATACAGGTACAGGAATAGAAGAAACGCATCTGGATAAGCTTTTTAATCCCTTTTTTACGACCAAAGCAAATGGGATTGGATTAGGCCTGGCCATTGTACAAAGAGCTATCCAGGCTCATAATGGACGAATTTCCGTAACCAGTCAGGTTGGGAAAGGTACTTCCTTTTGTATCGAACTGAGTCTCCAGACTATAGGAGAGGGAGAGCAGACGGCGGCATAA
- a CDS encoding glycosyltransferase family 2 protein, protein MKAALWGQNYCSPTIGDWHLIEKDMSKEVLPNPVVCCVIPCYNVAVLCGEVVIQTAKYVDYVIAVNDGSTDGTDKVLHKVAAESQGRIRVLSFLNNRGKGTALLEGFHYALREIPFDILVTLDGDRQHCPSDIPRLVQACIQENAALVIGERTFDLGAIPLRSRLGNRLATILLQRLYPRSPRDTQSGLRAFQRSFIEQIVQDIKGGRYETELYILLLALERRLPIATVPIPAIYFDQNKSSHFRPVVDTLSICRAFLDFRVGVKNKVCPGR, encoded by the coding sequence GTGAAAGCGGCCCTATGGGGTCAAAATTACTGTTCTCCGACTATCGGTGACTGGCACCTCATCGAGAAGGATATGTCCAAAGAGGTTCTTCCAAATCCGGTTGTCTGTTGTGTGATACCTTGTTATAACGTCGCAGTACTTTGTGGAGAGGTAGTTATCCAGACGGCTAAGTATGTGGATTACGTAATTGCTGTAAATGATGGTTCGACAGATGGAACGGATAAGGTATTGCACAAAGTTGCGGCGGAGAGTCAGGGACGTATTCGGGTCCTTTCATTTTTGAATAATCGCGGTAAGGGTACTGCCCTCCTGGAAGGGTTCCATTATGCCCTTAGGGAAATTCCCTTCGATATCCTTGTTACTTTAGATGGGGATCGCCAACATTGTCCCTCGGATATTCCTCGCCTGGTACAGGCCTGTATACAGGAAAATGCAGCATTGGTTATCGGGGAGCGCACCTTCGATCTGGGAGCCATACCCTTACGGAGCCGCCTTGGGAATAGGCTGGCGACTATACTTCTACAAAGACTTTATCCCCGAAGCCCCCGGGATACTCAATCCGGTCTACGAGCATTTCAACGAAGCTTTATCGAGCAAATTGTGCAAGATATCAAAGGGGGGCGGTATGAAACCGAACTCTATATCCTTCTCCTGGCCCTTGAGCGACGGCTACCCATTGCAACGGTCCCCATTCCGGCCATTTATTTCGATCAAAACAAGTCCTCACACTTTCGACCTGTGGTAGATACCTTATCGATCTGTCGGGCATTCCTCGACTTCCGGGTTGGTGTTAAAAACAAGGTGTGTCCTGGCCGGTAA
- a CDS encoding transporter, translating into MINFYRFLIGLGLWMWWVPSTLLYAGQPLETETARPLKAGWFKVENTFEYQTSSEGTETAVPMAIEYGITDNLELLVEPVFYTAIRPKQGRQATGLGDLEVTLSYLFWYESLKFPALATAVEVKLPTADDILIGTGKTDCTGYLIASKRFGKFDTHANISYTIIGEPSGVQLNNIFGFALAEEYHLNKKFDIVGEVFGNTSSSPNTGEGSSSGNENAVVPEAAGGELVGTLGTRYYLYPNLFLSLGVSYDNNRAVLIRPGLTYWFP; encoded by the coding sequence ATGATAAATTTTTATCGTTTTCTTATTGGACTGGGTCTATGGATGTGGTGGGTACCTTCTACTCTTCTTTATGCTGGACAGCCCCTCGAGACAGAAACGGCACGACCCCTTAAAGCAGGATGGTTTAAGGTGGAAAACACCTTTGAGTATCAAACTTCTTCCGAAGGGACGGAGACGGCTGTACCCATGGCAATTGAGTATGGTATAACCGACAATCTAGAGCTTTTGGTGGAGCCGGTTTTCTATACAGCCATTCGCCCGAAGCAAGGACGGCAGGCAACCGGGCTTGGAGACTTGGAGGTAACTCTTTCCTATCTTTTTTGGTACGAGAGCCTAAAGTTCCCTGCACTTGCCACTGCCGTTGAAGTAAAGCTTCCAACGGCGGATGATATTCTTATCGGTACCGGAAAAACCGATTGCACCGGATACCTCATTGCCAGCAAACGATTTGGCAAATTCGATACCCATGCCAATATCAGCTATACCATCATCGGAGAACCTTCAGGAGTCCAGTTAAACAACATCTTCGGTTTTGCCCTGGCTGAGGAATATCATCTCAATAAAAAGTTCGACATTGTCGGGGAAGTTTTTGGTAATACCTCCTCCTCGCCTAATACCGGAGAAGGAAGTAGCTCAGGCAACGAAAACGCTGTGGTACCGGAAGCAGCAGGAGGCGAACTGGTCGGGACATTAGGAACCCGTTATTACCTTTATCCTAACCTTTTTCTCTCCCTAGGCGTAAGCTACGACAATAACCGGGCAGTTTTAATTCGGCCGGGTTTAACATACTGGTTTCCCTAA
- a CDS encoding PepSY domain-containing protein yields MKRPIPVFLVLGIFFIFFAGCGKSSRSPTSPTTSSSSTQFSSSSQNSNIEDSSGMEDSSGISDMSDQPVDPSLARITPDQAKAAALAVVSGTVLRVTLDDENGQIVYSVEIQTSKGISDVKVDATTGQVVRVDNGQD; encoded by the coding sequence ATGAAACGACCCATTCCAGTATTTTTGGTCTTAGGGATATTCTTCATTTTCTTCGCTGGATGTGGTAAATCCTCGCGTTCCCCCACTTCCCCAACAACCAGCTCCAGTTCAACCCAATTTTCATCGAGCTCACAGAATTCCAATATAGAAGATTCTTCAGGTATGGAGGATTCTTCAGGGATATCAGATATGTCTGATCAGCCTGTTGATCCGAGCCTTGCCAGAATTACGCCCGATCAAGCAAAGGCTGCTGCCTTGGCAGTTGTAAGTGGTACCGTACTCCGGGTTACCCTTGATGATGAGAATGGACAGATTGTTTATTCTGTTGAGATTCAGACTTCCAAGGGAATCAGCGACGTGAAGGTAGATGCTACAACCGGACAGGTGGTTAGAGTAGATAACGGACAAGATTAA